AACTTTGTCCTCATATTTTCCTCCCATTTGTGGAACAAGTGCAGTTGGTATGATCACAGTTGTACCAAGCATGACCGCATAATGTTGGAACCCAAGAAGAACAACTTTAGCTCCATATAAATTTCCAGGTCTGTGATACGAGGGATGATCAACAAACACCCGTTCAACTGAATCTCTATACTCATGGAAGAAAGTAACTTCGTGTTCACCGCCCAAGCATGGAATCTGAATGTGCTTCTCTGTGTAAAATGCAATTGCATAATTCTTAGCAGTAATGTTATCTTGATCCAAGTCAACAAGTATCTTGTTTAGCTGACGATGACCATTGTCTGCGACGCTAGCCTGTCTCATTTGCTCTTCATTCAGACCTGTGCCCTGGAGTGTTTTCCTATGAAGTGCATCCACAACACCCTGAATTGGAATCTTGAGCACAAGAGCATTGCTAGGGGAGCCAACAGAAACAAGCAGCTGCTGAACCCTGACGTTCAGTGCTGACCCAGTGATTAAATTTACTAAACACAAATCCAAACATTGATTCTGAATATTCCCAGCATCAGGTGACAATTGCAATGTATACTGTAAGGAAGCACTTCTAGTACTGCAGGTGTAATGAATTCTGAACAAATTGCCTCGATCAAATGCTAACCAAGGAGGCTTTGGCAGGATGTATCCGACTACTACCAGTGATTTAACGGGTTGTGGCCATGGTGGACTTTGTTGTAAAGCAACCAGGTCCAGAATGAAAAAATACCATAAAATGAAGCGCAACTCAATGGTGGCTGTCATCAAAGTGCTATGTTCCCTTGgttgcatttcaccgagcaccacTTGAGCATCAATCAAAGTAGATGAAGGTGTGCCTGCAATAGTCACCACGGCTACCAGACTGGGCTTACCAATGTTGTGCAGTGCCTGGCTGGGACAATTGGTCGAACACGCGAAGGAAGAGCTGCTACTGCTGCCCGTCTCCGGCTTGATGATGATGGAGGAGTAGATGGTAGTGACGACAGCATTATGGAACTCGACGCAGTAGTTGGTGATGTCGTCCTCGGCGTAGGGGTCGAGCAGCAAGAGTTGGTCGAGCTGCCCGGGGTCTCCCGCGCCCGCGGCCATGGCCTCCTCGACAGCGGAAGTCTGGGCGTCGTGCGGTCGATCTTCACAAACATCCTGATCTGCTCTCGACTCGAGTGCTTCTCCCCTGCCGCTCGTCCTGCTCGCTGATTGATCGCTGCGCACCTGCGCCTGCTGCTGGAGCTCGATCTGGAAGGTGCCTACTGCTGGAGCTCGATCGAGAGGTCCTGGTGGATCCGTCCAGGGAGCAGGGTGCTCGCCTGCTCGGCCGTAGACATTGAAGGCGCCCGGGCCCCTGACCGCGGACTGCATGTGCGCGTCGATCTCCCAGGCCTCCCGGAGCGGGGTGTGGGCGTCGAAGCGGATCTGCTGCATGAAGGAGGGCCTCCAGATGGTGAGGGCGTGTTGCGAGTAGTTCCCAGCGAAGCTGAGCGTCGGGGTTCGGCGTCGGGTTGTGGCCTCCACCGGAACTGGGACTGCGCCCAACTCAACGAGACCGCCTACGGCCACATCGCCATGGCCTGGCTCGAGGGCCCCTTCGCCGACATGGGTGGGGATGCTGTCGGCGCCCGAGCCAAGCGGCGCGTCGGGGTCGGTGGAGGTGACGAGCGCCTTGGTAGGGACGGCGCCCGATTCGCTGTTGCAGGGGAAGGAAGTGCTTCCTGGCAGATCGAGATCCTCGCCACCGAAGAACCCTCCCCAGTTGTCGGCGACGACGGATGGCGCCGTACAGTACTGCTCTCTGTCATCGAAGCACCCGCCCCAGTTGTCGACAATGACGACGGCCTCAACAGCCGCAGCGGGGGTGGCCGGCACGCTGGCGGATGCGTCGGAGAAGTGGTCGACGCTGAGCGGGGTGGCTGGGAGATCGAATGACGCGGAGGGCAATGACCCCAGAAGGTGGGCGGGCTGCTGCAGCTTGTCGAAGAGCCGGTTGACACGGGCATCTGCCTCGTCGAACCTTCTGTTGATCTCGTCGAGGAGGAACTTGAGGGCAGCGGGATCCATTGGAGCTAACCGAGAATCGactcctctgataccaattgttaacAGCACTCAATCTCGAGGACGAACTCACACTCAATTCACTCCAACACAAACTATGATTTGAGACAGAATATAGGATAGACAGCAAGCAGGTGATCAGATACTAGAGAAAGACACTAGAAGAATCTAGAAGCACAGGAAATGTGGATCTGGGTACAAGAGGAAGACGCTAAGGAAGAAGAAGCATAATAACCAAGAGTCTGTTCTCTGAATAATTCCCTGCTGCTATGTTTCCTTGCTCCTTTGTAGCACAAGACATCAGATAGTTGGGCTGCACCATGGGCTATTGGGCCGGCAGTCCCTAACATATTTCAGAGGGAAAATGCGAATTAACAATCCCCAACACACACCTGCATGTTTACCACGCAAGGTGGAAGCT
This portion of the Zea mays cultivar B73 chromosome 2, Zm-B73-REFERENCE-NAM-5.0, whole genome shotgun sequence genome encodes:
- the LOC118476357 gene encoding uncharacterized protein, with translation MDPAALKFLLDEINRRFDEADARVNRLFDKLQQPAHLLGSLPSASFDLPATPLSVDHFSDASASVPATPAAAVEAVVIVDNWGGCFDDREQYCTAPSVVADNWGGFFGGEDLDLPGSTSFPCNSESGAVPTKALVTSTDPDAPLGSGADSIPTHVGEGALEPGHGDVAVGGLVELGAVPVPVEATTRRRTPTLSFAGNYSQHALTIWRPSFMQQIRFDAHTPLREAWEIDAHMQSAVRGPGAFNVYGRAGEHPAPWTDPPGPLDRAPAVGTFQIELQQQAQVRSDQSASRTSGRGEALESRADQDVCEDRPHDAQTSAVEEAMAAGAGDPGQLDQLLLLDPYAEDDITNYCVEFHNAVVTTIYSSIIIKPETGSSSSSSFACSTNCPSQALHNIGKPSLVAVVTIAGTPSSTLIDAQVVLGEMQPREHSTLMTATIELRFILWYFFILDLVALQQSPPWPQPVKSLVVVGYILPKPPWLAFDRGNLFRIHYTCSTRSASLQYTLQLSPDAGNIQNQCLDLCLVNLITGSALNVRVQQLLVSVGSPSNALVLKIPIQGVVDALHRKTLQGTGLNEEQMRQASVADNGHRQLNKILVDLDQDNITAKNYAIAFYTEKHIQIPCLGGEHEVTFFHEYRDSVERVFVDHPSYHRPGNLYGAKVVLLGFQHYAVMLGTTVIIPTALVPQMGGKYEDKVVVIQTLMFVVGMNTLRQSFLGTRLPAVTGGSYTFVLYTISIILGGRSANEPSSHIKFLGIMRGTHGALIVASALQIIVAFSGLWCNVARYLSSLSATPLVALVVFGLYELEIPRAGKIKALSVDAVIVFGSQRIPQVIHSVMWIMFILFRVIWCLQFSWDPGGSNWWK